Part of the Oryzias melastigma strain HK-1 linkage group LG24, ASM292280v2, whole genome shotgun sequence genome, CAGCAGTTGGATCTGTACATAGAAGCCTTATCCATTTCAGGAAGTTTTCCCCAATTCCATACAGTGTAACTGCTAAATACTGTTTCAAGAGTTGTGGATTCATCCCAAAATCACTGAGTTGGTCTTttggtccatttttaaaaatttgtgattttgatttttgtttatttttctatttgtttttgttcaattttccTTTCTCGCActgcaaaaaacagaattgtaaAGTAAATAgacccttgtttcaagaaaaaatgtcttgctttctgtcttgcaaaataaataatcatatcAAGAAAGACTTTCTGCTAAAATTCAATTAAGAAAACATATcttaattgtgtttatttcgTAATTAAATGTCTAGAACTGTTaacttaaaataagaattcttggtaagacccttttttatcttataagcagatttattttattttttgcttatttaaagagaatctgtcaataaagTAAAGATTTAAATGATGGGcaaagtgggtcttttaattatatttatatatattttccacaTTCTAAGATCTTGGGGAACCTGggtgaaaaaaatacactttaaaactaacaaTAAAAGTTGATTGGCTGTTGTGCTCTTCTATTGTTAGTTggcaaacatttttgtgttgctgTCAAGATGGGAGTTCACCCTTATTAGGATTAATGGCTGACACCTTTGTGTAGCTGACTTCAAacgttctgattggctgcttcAGTTCTGTTGAACATTTAAAAGGGTTTCCTCACAGCTTCTGCATTAGTGGTAGTAAGGGTTCTCTTCCAACAAAAATGATTGGTGTGGCTGCTTCAAGGTGAGCAGTGGTTTCCAGGTCTGGTTGAGTGGTTTAAGTGATCTGAACTACCTGTGTTTTTCCACAGGGTGTGGATCCTTGTCATTTTGACTTCTGCAAGTAATGGCTTCCTTGCACAAAAAGGTATAATGCAGCAGTTGTTTGTAGATGGACTGTATAGTCCTACAATCCAGAAACTAAGTCTTACACTCTTTCCAGCTTTGGATCCTCGCAGGGTTTATGGTTCAAGCCCTCCCTCTGGTTCCAGCCAGGAAACTGCTGCTAGTGGATTTGCACGTGCAGAGTCTGCTTCCTCAGCTGCCTCAAATCCATCTTTCCAATCTGCTCCACGTGAACCCCTTAAATATGTCCAACCCAATGCTCGCATGGGACCAGTTCCTGTTCGTTACAGACCCAGTAACCCTGCTGCACCTTTACAACTAGGATCTGAAGCCGGTTCTCCAAAAGTATCAAGTTTTCAAAATCCCCCATCCCAAGGTAACGAACTTTCATTTCACTGCTTTAAGCTGGtcaattaactttaatttgtgcttttcttcTAGTTCGTTGGGTGGTCAATCCCCCTAGGAGAACTTCTGGTGAAACTCCCTCTTCCAGTAGTCAAAGCCTGACCTCAGAACTTCAACCAGCTGGTGTCAGTCACAAGGATCCACAGAGTCCCATGCTAACAGTCCAGCCAGGTGAACTGTCCTACATGGAAAACGTGTACAACCATGGAAACTACGACTTGGAAACAGAAGAGCGTCTCCCACCTTCCAGATACTTTCCTGTGCGACTTCTACGCAGAATACCCATGAGCAGCTTCCTGCCGTTTGGTCCCTATGTCGATGGCTTTTGGTTTGGCCATCCTCTTGTCGACCACCTGTTACTCAACAGGCGCCGTCCTCCAGGCACGTACACGTTCTCCAGCAGCGGTCTTGAGCATGGGAAGAAGCACTGGCATGACACCCACTCTGTCGGAGACGTTCCAGCAAGCATCCAACAATCTCAACCCTTCCCACAGTCTGAAGGCATAAAGCAGTCTGCCCCTCGAGCCCACCGGGTTGGGAAGGCTGGTTATGGTCTCAGTGGAGAAGTAGCTGGGTAGGACCAGGCCTATAGTTCGTTAGCAAGGGTTCCTGCTTAAGGCCGGGGTGTCTGTCTGAGCTTACCCAGCAGGTGGATGGAGCAGGATGTTCTCCTGACAGCAAGAGGCTTtgaaagttgtattttgatGGCTTTAACTTCAGGGTTTGACTCTTCAACTGGCAAAGTGTTGTGAGCCTTGTTTGGACTCTAATAAAGATCTCCACTCTTCTTAAACACTGGGACACCTTTGTCTAAATTCTGATGTGGTTGAACTAAAGTTCCTGCAAACgctgacattaaaaataaacaaactaaccAGCAAAGCTTGGTGGCCTTGGGGCACAGTGTTTGCCCTGAGACTGGGAGgccatgagttcaaatccagaaaTGCCAATCCTTGGGGATGGGTCCAATGCAGCAAATTTTTCTAACCTTTCAGTGCATGTATCTTGAGTCTCTCCTGTCTTGCAAAATCTGCATCTATGCTGGAACTAATTTGGCCATTGAGATTATTTGGCTAgactttttcctcaaaatttgAGGTAAaactaagtttatttatttttttctattcaatctttttttgtcCACAACAGGAAGCTACTGTTGGGGCAAATCGGGTGAAAGGTCTTAAGGGGAGCAGATACTACTGAGCTTTCGTCCCACCCAGAATAAGGATTGAACAGTTAAATTCAAGACTTAAAAATTAAGCTCTAGTATTTTACCTATAGCATAGTACTGAAGAAAACACTTTCTTCGtcttttttataattgtatttCGTATTAGTCCAAGGTTATTTTAACATTCAAATTTAACCTTAAACATCTTGGGATTGTGCctcttatttgttttgtttacaattgTGTGTATTGATTTTAACAttagaaatatggaaaaattaaaaaatcctcaGACTTCAATGAAATGTCACATTGTAAAGTTCTTTTTCCAACGTTAAACAAATACCTTAATAAAAATAGTAGACAATGGAATAAGTTATTTGGCACATTCACTAGAGGAAGACCGTTTAATTCCAGTTAGTGGAATGTGGATAATGCCGCATTCACACTAAACACGATTTGCGTGTCAAATTTGCATTTGCCGCCTCTCCTTCGCCATGTGGCGCTCTGCTCGCTGCcagacaaaaatgtgttcttgagcttgatgctgctgccatgtgtgggaggagctaaaagCTAATGGTTTTAgtctgatcgctacatggagtggtgtctgtggatatcttacgtccaatgtatggaagacacggatgatgttgagagatcaggtttgttTATTATAAAGAGTTCTATAAAAACACCAGTAATCGCGTCTCCATTTCTGGGTTTATGTGATCATTGAGTGACTCTTCCGGTACCTGGAGCTTACACTCCCACTCCAAGAGCTGtgtctgtgacccagtttgaaggcttgctgtcccgcattaaccagAGAGgggaaaatttaaaacaagaataaaaccaGGTCACCTTTTATAATATTGTATctatgaaaataagaaaagtatTACAAAGTTCAGGAAGCCCAAGGAGACTGCCTTCCCATCCCGCGAGTGAGACTGACcagcaacctgtccagggtgtatcccacctttgcccaacagtaccTGAGAGgggctccggcaaccccgcgaccccaTTGCTGGACCTGGATGTAAGATCAGGACCAAAACACTTACATAATTGGATTAGTATACTACTTACTGAACCGAGTGACTgcaaacgtcacgtgcccacagctgagtccctgattggtcgccTCTGCCATGCGAATCACATTCGGTGTGAACGCTGCCTTTCTCAAAACCCATTTTTGACTGCTCTCATATTTCCAACTTTTGTTGGTTAAACTGTCAGTCAAAAAGTTAAGTTTGAAAGGTTTCATCCTGCTGGGAAAAATGTTTGCTGATTAACAATCTGAACTTgacaaaaaacttcaaaaagggACATTTTGTTCCAGTGAAGAACCTATTCAGCCTCAGAactatactttttttaagttgcttttTTCAATCTATACGAATAATTTTATCTCAAGCATTTGGTTTTACCAATGGGGAAACAGTCATTGGGTTGTTTCAAGACCAGAACTGAACAGAGGGACGACTTCTGTGTAGATAAAGAAAGTGCTTGAGTGGTCCACAGTGAAGTAACTCCAAATAAAAGGTACTAACTCTCATTGAAATGTCACAGATGTCAAAGAATAGGATGAAAAAGTGACTAAAATGtatgtgaagaaaaaacagctattaACATACTTGAAAATGAAGGAACTGGAGCAGCACTTGTGACCCAAAATGCGGCATCATCAAGGCCAATGACGACCAGCTGTGGGGTGTTGAGTTGTTACTGGTCATTGGCAGTCACTGTTAGGGTATATCTACTAGTGACTGGACACAGTTTTGGTACTTACATGATGGCTGGCCTGAATGCCTTAGGGTGAGTATTAGTTTGGGTAAGAATTATTTTTGTCTAATGGTAAAGTGCAATTTGTttatattctcttttttttgtcttaatagTATTTGGCTCATTGTCACATTTGTTGGTGTGACTCACAGTTATCTGACAAAGACAGGTAAAAGGTGTTTAAATTAACCTCTTAAAAATAACCTCCAAAGAGCATCCTTAAATGTTGGGCTTGTGTTCCCTTTATGCACCAATTTTAGCCTCAAGTCCTTACTCTGGAGAGGGACCGGACCAGGCTCCTACTTGGGAAATCCCTCATGGTGAATTTGCACATGTGGCAATGGAGTCTCCTACTGCTTTGGATCCTTCTAGTCAAGTTGCTCCACATGAAGCGCCCCAATATGTTCAACCCAATGCTCAGATGGGACTGGTACCTGCAGCGCCTTTACCGCAAGTGTATGGTGGTAGCCCTCAAGGTCCTCCAAATCAAAGTAAATCCGTTTGCCGGTTGTGTTTATGAAGTAGTCGCTATATCAATGGATTTGTGGAATCCCTGTGGATGGTGGTTTCCTGGGTATAACTGAGCAAGTACTTTCTGCTTTCAGATTTCTGGGCAATTCCACCTCCCagtcccttttctgaaggaGTTCCATCTGCTAGCACACAAGGGTTTTTGCCAGAACCCAACCCACCTACTTTCAGCTACGAGACCCCGTCCAGTCAGATGTCATTTCGGCCAGGTGAAATGACCTATGTGGAGAAGATCTACGACCGTGGCATCTACAATGGTGAAAGTGAAGCAGAAGGCCCAACATTTCAATACGTCCCGGTCAGGATTCCCTATAGAGTCCAAGTTGGCAGTCCCCTTTTTGTCCCTCCAGTTGGTGGGTTTTTGTTCAGCTATCCCCATGACTATATGATGATGCCAGCCCCCATTCCCTACAGTGAAAGACTCTTCATGACTAAAGCAATGAAGAGGAAGTCTGGCTAAActaaaatgtcttcaaattgtTAGTTTTGGTCTGAAATGTGACTAGAGTCTTGCAGAAGTTTTCTTCTCAGAATCCATCAGAACTTCCCACTAAGTGGGACCCTGTCATCTCCACTGGACCCAgcaagtttatttcttttgttctctCAAACAATGTTGTACCATCAGCATTTCCCTTTTGTCATGGTCAAAATGaggtttgctttgttttcactTCAATAAACCCTTTTAAATTGTGCACCCTGTTGGTATTGGTGTGTTTGCTTTAAAGTgctgtgtgtatttttgtggcAAGTGTTTGGTTTGCCATTTTCCTTGGCTGAATGTACCAGACCTCATAGGATTAGCTTTAACTGTTTTTGAATggggattaacatttattgaacactcaaagttaaatcattaaaaaaaaaactaaatttgtcaatgAACAAGGCATATAGCATTGCCTGTAGTGATGCTAGGGAATATTGCAAGTGGAATTTGgatggctagctaaaatattgggtttgccattttggctaacatgtagctgaaatattaactaaacttgaATGTGTGCCAAAAAAACTGTATAAGGCAGGAATATTCCAtcataaaagttagaaatggtttcaagataacattgggccataaCTAAAATGAACTCCAGGCCTTGGTTTATGCTCTAATGGAACAAGTCACTAAATTTGAACtcctgaaattgttttttttttttttggatttaagAGAACCAACTTTGGCTGGGAATCCTTGGTGGACCATTTCCTCCAGCCCATAAACTTGTATTTTAAATCACCCCATGGCGGTTGTTGTCTTTGTATGTATCCTTGCAATGGACTGGAATGTCCTGGGTATGTTCTACCTTCCTGGGAAACACTTCATACAATTTTATATTGCCAAATAtcacaattgcctcattggacaggtctgtcataaaatataaagaatagATGATTGCTAAATTAAACAgtctaaactaaactggttatccctgcccttagaccctccttatcggtaaggaaaaactcattCCAGGAAAAGGAGACCTCTGGGAAGCCCACATAAAGGAGGGATCTTCTCCCAGGACGGACTAATTAATCAGCTTATCTAAATCTACcactacgtatttgaatagagttcagccagatagaaCTGGGTGAGGTctacagccaagaacaggaacgcaggtgatccacctggaatctgaaatctctcccgctttGTCAAAGGGGAGTggaaaagaggaacaacacgtgaattccactgcaccaaacagaagcacagagaactaaataaaataaagaatagagcTTTCTCTGACATGTTAACCTCAAGACCTGGTGTGAACATCACACTGTTGTATTACCACAGGTCTGATAAACCGGGACCCAGACTACAAAATAAAGGCATTTCAAACAAGAGCTTATGTTGGAACAACTGAGATCGCTGATGTTAAtgataaatttaaagaaattccCAAATCAAATCCCACTCTTATAGAAAACTAGCTGAGTTCATTCATGTACAGGAGGAACTCACCTTTATAAATCATAGTTAGAGGGTTCCCCCATTGACTTTAACAAGAATCTTTAACAGATGCTTCTGTTTATCGCATTTGATGCTCCTCAGTTGCACCATAactgtgaagctgcagcagccTTTAGACAGATTGGTCTATCTTACTGTCTGAGCTGATAAATAGCCCGCTTCCTTATTAATGGAGCTGCTCAggatatttttactgtttaattgTGGTTATTATTGAGAGTTGCACCGTCTCCCTGCCTTTCTTTACCCTCTGTAACCATCAAATATCcccatttttctgatggttctTTCAGCTCTGGGAACAAATAACGACTCATGAGAGACACGTGGCAATTATCTCCACAAGTTCTCCACTGCACACACCTGTCACAATACAGCTGACACAATAGGGACTTAGCACTAAAGACTGGTAGAGGggaataaatgaacaaattctCCTCTGGTGacccttttattttaaacagtttccttttttctatgaAGGCCTCCTCTGATATAAATCTGGATTAGTGTTGCACTGGTAAGTCTTATTAAATATGTCTTGATTTTACTTCCTAAATGAAGTTATAAGATGTGTCTATTTATTTAGGCATAAAAAATATCTCAGGAATGTCAATTACAGTACATTTCTAGAAGTGCCCTCCTGGACTGCAgggaccagattgtttttgcaattctcACTTATGCGCATTTGAGCTAAATCTTTACCTCCACCACATTTACATGCCTCTCGTACACAATGAAAACGATACCCCCCAATCAAAAAAATGATGTCATCACAGCGAGAAACCGTCTAAAAAATgtagggggccaaaatctaaaaaacttttttttaattcactaacaaaattgcacaaatattggaaacagcaaaaataaagttttaaaattaatttcaatttcCATTTTAACCATATTTCATGGAATGATTCTGACCGTACCTGAATTGAAGAACagactttttccattttaaagatATTACAAGTAATAggaagacttttgttttagtgGTTCTCCAAAACTTTACACACATCATCAGGTTGCGTCTTCAACCACAACTTGctaacctttgaccttgggaagaggcAACCATCTTGAAGAAAATCCCCTTAAGGCCCACATACACATTTAAACCCTTCCAGGGATTTCAATCTACTGCCTCCTAACTCCTTGAGCATAATTGGGAAACTACTTTGGAATGAAATGGTGACTTTACAAGTTATAGATTTTTAATGGTGTTAGCAAACGTTCATTTCCCTATTGCTTGCACATCTTTTCACCAAAATATCGTGAAAATCGAATACATGAATGATTGGCTCAAGCTGAATTAAACAACATATAGACATACGTATTagaaatgtgggtgtggttacaaaaaacaaaataaaaaaaataagttcccAAGAAAATccgaaaaataaaatggttgctatggagttaaaatcaacagaaaagctgatatttagaaaattttccttgaatttgtcacatgcagcgAATACCATGATGGCAAGGACAGAGGGGTGGATAGGGCTTATGGGACATATCCCGCTTGCAGGTTTAATTTGTGATTATATTGACTACATTTATGTATTTGgtcaaattcaaaataaaataaaaatgttaattaaaccAAAATCTCCAATGTGAACATGAACTTCAGGCTCATGTTTCCAGGGCTCTACTTGTGCATTTAAACATGAAGTTTATTcaacttgaatatttttgtaaaagtttacaGCTAAATTTGTGACTAtgtggtaaaatattagcttttctAGGTGTCAAAACGACCCACATAAATATGCTGAATTATTTTCACTACTTTGGGAAATAGAGTATTGAAAACTGTTAACACACACAGTGTGCAGCCAATTTGTCACTGATGTAGAAGTAGAATCTTGTTTGACAAGCCCAAACATTATGCCCAATAAATAACCAACAAAGATAAACCAGAATATTGGGTTATTTgatctaaaatattaatttgtgtgGCTATTTTCCCAATCTTACACCTTGACTCTGGACTATTTGTTTAAATGCTCAGGATGTGTGCAAAGCAGCGCTGAATTCTGCATCAGCACATTGTAAACGGACCAATTCCCTTGTGATTATCGCACAATAAAAGAATGAGAGGGTTCGAAACACCAGCAGCAAAAAGCTGGCCATGTTAAGGATGGGTGTTTGGCATACTCTGTAATTAAACCAGTCTGCACTTGATGAAAGTCGATCTCGCTGGCGGGCCATGGCTTCACAGCCAGTTTGTTTTTACGATATAATTGCAGTCCAAATCCAATGAGAAGATTTAATATTACACTATGACGAGCTTGTGTCCAATGTCAACAATGACACTGACCCCCCTGAGGCGGGCTGTTGGAAGGCATGCGGGGCGCGTCAGGAAGCCTAAAGCCAAGCTGATTCCCCACCGTGGAAGAAATCTACCTGCGTCTGTTCCCACCTGGGAGGTCTGACACCAGCGGAGCTGCGGTGACGCTGCGACAGAAGAGGGGAGCGCGGGAGCATAAATTAGCGCTTAAGCCAAGAACCTCTTCCAAGAGAAAACCCAGAGAAAGGAGAAGTGAGGTAATGACAGTCAGAATAAGTGAAGCGGAGACTGAAGGGAAGAACAAAAAGAAGGATCAGAGTGAAACGTGCAGACGGCGAAGGTGTGGCTGCACAGAAAAGataaatcaaagttttgcttGAGTGTGTCTGCATGGGCTGTCATGGCCCACTGAACTGTTTTAGCaattaaataatcataatagatcattattattttatccatAACACTATCTCACTAAAAGTAATTTCAGGGCAGATGATGAagctttcaaaaaatgtgtctgtCTAAAAATCTATCAGATATCTAAATCATggctatttttaatttacagcttTATGCATCCGATAGACATCAATTCATAGAAGTCTATAGACATCAATTCATAGAGGTCTATAGACGTCAATTCATAGAGGTCTATAGACGTCAATTCATAGAGGTCTATAGACGTCAATTCATAGAAGTCTATAGGCATCAATTCATAGAAGTCTATAGGCATCAATTCATAGAGGTCTATAGACGTCAATTCATAGAGGTCTATGGACATCAATCATAAAGGTCTATAGACATCAATTCATAGAAGTCTATAGGCATCAATTCATAGAGGTCTATAGACATCAATTCATAAAGGTCTATAGACATCAATTCATAGAAGTCTATAGACATCAATTCATAGAGGTCTATAGACATCAATTCATAGAGGTCTATAGACATCAATTCATAGAGGTCTATAGACGTCAATTCATAGAGGTCTATAGACATCAATTATAGAGGTCTATTGGAGACCTCTATTCAGAATACTATTGGTAGACGTCTAATAGAGTGACAAAAAAGAGTTGTCTAAGATGTCCAGCAAacttctaaaatgtttgttagATTGTGAATAGATATGTGAAAATATTCCAAGGTTATATGTCTACAGGTTGATGTGTAGGAGACCTCTATTGGTAGATATCTAATAGAGTAATAAAATAGATTTGTATGACATGTCTAACAGAAATCTACATTTAGATGACTATTAGATATCTGAAAAGATTCCAAGATTAGATGTCTACAGGTTTATGTGTAGGAACACTATTGGTATTAATCTAATAGTCACAAAATAGATTTGTATGACATGTCCAGTAGAAATCCACATCTGTAATAGATGTCTATGTCCGAAGATTAAATGTTTACAGGTAGATGTATTAGAGACATCTACTATTGGTAGATATCTAATAGAGTAACAAATAGTTTTCTGAGATTCACAGTAGACATCAACA contains:
- the LOC112157665 gene encoding uncharacterized protein LOC112157665 produces the protein MIGVAASRVWILVILTSASNGFLAQKALDPRRVYGSSPPSGSSQETAASGFARAESASSAASNPSFQSAPREPLKYVQPNARMGPVPVRYRPSNPAAPLQLGSEAGSPKVSSFQNPPSQVRWVVNPPRRTSGETPSSSSQSLTSELQPAGVSHKDPQSPMLTVQPGELSYMENVYNHGNYDLETEERLPPSRYFPVRLLRRIPMSSFLPFGPYVDGFWFGHPLVDHLLLNRRRPPGTYTFSSSGLEHGKKHWHDTHSVGDVPASIQQSQPFPQSEGIKQSAPRAHRVGKAGYGLSGEVAG
- the LOC112157708 gene encoding uncharacterized protein LOC112157708, coding for MTTSCGVLSCYWSLAVTVRVYLLVTGHSFGTYMMAGLNALGIWLIVTFVGVTHSYLTKTASSPYSGEGPDQAPTWEIPHGEFAHVAMESPTALDPSSQVAPHEAPQYVQPNAQMGLVPAAPLPQVYGGSPQGPPNQNFWAIPPPSPFSEGVPSASTQGFLPEPNPPTFSYETPSSQMSFRPGEMTYVEKIYDRGIYNGESEAEGPTFQYVPVRIPYRVQVGSPLFVPPVGGFLFSYPHDYMMMPAPIPYSERLFMTKAMKRKSG